Proteins found in one Dermacentor silvarum isolate Dsil-2018 chromosome 8, BIME_Dsil_1.4, whole genome shotgun sequence genomic segment:
- the LOC119462613 gene encoding uncharacterized protein LOC119462613: MLQKQELSLSCVVLHNFLLKESPTSRSAYCPPGTADHLDWQGNITEGSWRAEDSSNTALPPLRSTGCHSTRAAYRVRDLLAKYFVTDGKIPWQEYMIKDRTLCSVL, from the exons ATGTTACAGAAGCAAG AATTATCTCTGTCTTGTGTCGTTCTGCACAACTTCCTGCTCAAGGAGTCCCCCACTTCCCGGTCTGCATACTGCCCTCCTGGAACAGCTGACCACCTAGACTGGCAAGGAAACATCACTGAAGGCAGCTGGAGGGCCGAGGATAGCAGCAACACTGCACTGCCACCACTGCGTAGCACAGGCTGTCACTCAACCAG AGCTGCCTACAGAGTGCGAGACCTCCTTGCCAAGTACTTCGTCACTGATGGCAAGATCCCTTGGCAAGAGTACATGATCAAGGACAGAACACTGTGCAGTG TGCTGTAA
- the LOC119462612 gene encoding uncharacterized protein LOC119462612, which translates to MSKSIPFSDDQLKSELLQLVKQHKHMFLAYQIDTLASAAGHEVVRLPPYYCELNPIELVWSQVKGYVASKNTDFKVDSVEKLLLEGIAGVTPQNWFRDCTHVIRLEDEAWERDGIIDSQRESLIISLGTDSSTSDESSSSDMSGIDELP; encoded by the coding sequence ATGTCGAAAAGTATCCCTTTTTCAGATGACCAACTGAAGAGCGAACTGCTGCAGCTCGTTAAGCAGCATAAgcacatgttccttgcttaccagATTGACACACTTGCCAGCGCTGCCGGCCATGAGGTTGTGCGCTTGCCTCCTTATTACTGCGAGCTCAATCCAATAGAGCTCGTGTGGAGCCAGGTCAAAGGCTATGTTGCTTCGAAGAACACCGACTTCAAGGTCGATTCAGTCGAGAAGCTGCTGCTGGAAGGAATCGCAGGTGTGACCCCGCAGAACTGGTTCCGAGACTGCACTCATGTGATAAGGCTTGAGGATGaggcatgggagcgggatggcaTTATAGACAGCCAAAGAGAAAGCCTCATAATTTCTTTGGGCACAGATTCGAGTACTTCTGATGAGTCGAGCAGCTCTGACATGAGCGGAATTGATGAACTGCCATGA